The following proteins are co-located in the Diaphorobacter sp. HDW4B genome:
- the kynA gene encoding tryptophan 2,3-dioxygenase, translated as MRDTPPGHTESIVHDEKAKLDFSRDMSYGDYLHLDEILNAQHPLSPAHDEMLFIVQHQTSELWMKLMLHEVRAATAAIAGGTRADAFKMLARVSRIMEQLVNAWSVLSTMTPPEYSAMRPYLANSSGFQSYQYRCIEFSLGNKNAAMLKPHEHRNDLLAQVQTAYESPSLYDVSLQLLAREGLNVPADRLQRDWTQPYEYSEGVEAAWLEVYRDPHKYWDLYQLGEKLADIEDAFRLWRFRHVTTMERVIGFKRGTGGTGGVSYLRKMLEVVLFPEIWRLRTSL; from the coding sequence ATGCGAGACACCCCGCCAGGCCACACCGAATCCATTGTTCATGACGAGAAGGCCAAGCTCGACTTCAGCCGCGACATGAGCTATGGCGACTACCTGCATCTCGACGAAATCCTGAACGCGCAGCACCCGTTGTCGCCCGCGCATGACGAGATGCTGTTCATCGTCCAGCACCAGACCAGCGAGCTGTGGATGAAGCTCATGCTGCACGAGGTGCGCGCGGCCACCGCTGCGATTGCGGGCGGCACGCGCGCCGATGCGTTCAAGATGCTGGCGCGCGTCAGCCGCATCATGGAGCAGTTGGTCAATGCATGGAGCGTGCTCTCCACGATGACGCCGCCTGAGTACTCCGCGATGCGCCCTTACCTCGCGAATTCAAGCGGGTTTCAAAGTTACCAATATCGCTGCATCGAGTTCTCGCTGGGCAACAAGAACGCGGCCATGTTGAAGCCCCATGAACATCGCAACGATCTGCTCGCGCAGGTGCAGACTGCGTATGAATCGCCGTCGCTCTATGACGTGTCACTGCAATTGCTGGCACGCGAAGGTTTGAATGTGCCTGCCGATAGACTGCAGCGTGACTGGACTCAGCCTTATGAATACAGCGAAGGGGTGGAGGCTGCGTGGCTGGAGGTCTATCGCGATCCGCACAAGTACTGGGATCTTTATCAGCTCGGAGAGAAGCTGGCCGATATTGAAGACGCCTTTCGGTTGTGGCGGTTTCGGCATGTGACTACGATGGAGCGTGTCATCGGTTTCAAACGCGGGACCGGTGGTACGGGTGGCGTCAGCTATTTGCGCAAGATGCTGGAAGTGGTGTTGTTTCCTGAGATTTGGAGACTTCGTACTTCGCTTTGA
- a CDS encoding XRE family transcriptional regulator, protein MSSLDTSLSSAEPDVQFGLAVRSRRAQLGITLDQLAEASGVSPGALSRVERGLLGASLRNALAIARGLDCDLSELIQPEGEVKITRKGEHRRYLHDDSGVERLAIANPVPGTALVQYSLPPGAESNHFAAHRAGTREVFHILDGSVRVWAGQESMLLHAGDTAALEMDTEHRFANEGRKNARFMLLVIAPAK, encoded by the coding sequence ATGAGCAGTCTCGATACTTCCCTCTCCTCCGCCGAACCCGACGTGCAGTTCGGCCTAGCCGTGCGCTCGCGTCGTGCACAACTGGGCATCACGCTCGATCAACTGGCCGAAGCCAGCGGCGTGTCACCCGGCGCGCTCTCGCGTGTGGAGCGCGGCCTGCTGGGTGCCAGTCTGCGCAATGCACTGGCCATTGCGCGCGGGCTGGACTGCGATCTCAGCGAACTGATCCAGCCCGAAGGCGAAGTGAAGATCACCCGCAAGGGCGAGCACCGCCGCTACCTGCACGACGATTCGGGCGTCGAGCGGCTCGCGATTGCCAACCCGGTGCCGGGCACGGCGCTGGTGCAATACAGCCTGCCGCCGGGGGCCGAATCCAACCACTTTGCCGCACACCGCGCGGGCACGCGCGAGGTGTTTCACATTCTCGATGGCAGCGTGCGCGTGTGGGCCGGACAGGAATCCATGCTGCTCCATGCGGGCGACACGGCCGCGCTGGAGATGGACACCGAGCACCGCTTTGCCAACGAAGGCCGCAAGAACGCACGCTTCATGCTGCTGGTGATTGCACCTGCGAAGTGA
- a CDS encoding L-lactate permease has product MQLFLSALPVVAVIVALFSGVRSLHAAMLGVVLAAIGMAVAFPLSGDAAMQAVRVWMPVLIEVLLIVGGGLLLSEVLRVAGAQKVLAQWVLKHTGNGVGAVLLVVHGVTPFAESLTGFGIGITIGIPLLVHCGLSARKVAVIGLLGLCAVPWGSMGPGTLIAATMAGLPLDALGVASAYVSVIPFVITGVVAAWLASDAGERTRAVAQGAVSGLVLTVAVAAANMTVGTAPAGALGALVMILLFLSRGMFGKRAADSEVTPSAKLGPLGARALCAYAVLLLGVLVAGFASKALQLPASLHMLASPGLWLFIAAAYFARGLPPAEVLQRSLRSWLQVAPVTGLFILLGVLMAVSGMAAEMARALAAGGVAYLFAAPFVGALGGFVTGSNTGANAMFAATQAEISRALAVPMLPFMAVHNVSAALLLMASPGKIEMACHLAPPEALKSRRWVQMTVLWTDLAAVTLMAILNVVLGVMFR; this is encoded by the coding sequence ATGCAGCTTTTTTTGAGTGCGCTGCCGGTGGTTGCGGTCATTGTGGCGCTGTTTTCGGGCGTGCGATCGCTGCATGCGGCGATGCTGGGCGTGGTGCTGGCGGCCATCGGCATGGCGGTGGCGTTTCCGCTGAGTGGCGATGCTGCGATGCAGGCCGTGCGCGTCTGGATGCCGGTGCTGATCGAAGTGCTGCTGATCGTGGGGGGCGGCCTGCTGTTGTCCGAAGTGTTGCGTGTGGCGGGCGCGCAGAAAGTGCTGGCGCAATGGGTTCTGAAGCACACCGGCAACGGCGTAGGTGCGGTGTTGCTGGTCGTGCATGGTGTCACGCCGTTTGCGGAGTCGCTGACCGGGTTTGGCATCGGCATCACCATCGGCATTCCGTTGCTGGTGCATTGCGGGCTGTCGGCGCGCAAGGTGGCAGTCATCGGATTGTTGGGGTTGTGTGCTGTGCCATGGGGATCGATGGGGCCGGGCACGCTGATCGCGGCGACCATGGCGGGTCTGCCGCTCGATGCGCTGGGCGTGGCGTCGGCTTATGTGAGCGTGATTCCATTCGTGATCACCGGCGTGGTGGCGGCCTGGTTGGCAAGCGATGCCGGGGAACGCACGCGTGCCGTGGCGCAGGGGGCTGTGTCGGGACTGGTGTTGACGGTGGCGGTGGCTGCTGCCAACATGACCGTGGGCACGGCACCGGCGGGTGCGCTCGGTGCGCTGGTGATGATTCTGCTGTTCCTGTCGCGCGGAATGTTCGGCAAGCGCGCGGCAGATTCGGAGGTGACGCCTTCAGCGAAACTGGGACCGTTGGGTGCACGCGCGTTGTGTGCCTATGCCGTGCTGTTGCTCGGCGTGCTGGTGGCGGGTTTTGCATCGAAGGCCTTGCAACTGCCCGCATCGTTGCACATGCTGGCTTCGCCGGGGCTTTGGTTGTTCATTGCGGCGGCGTATTTCGCGCGTGGCTTGCCACCGGCGGAAGTGTTGCAGCGCAGCCTGCGATCGTGGTTGCAGGTAGCGCCCGTCACGGGTTTGTTCATTCTGCTGGGCGTGCTCATGGCCGTGTCGGGCATGGCGGCAGAAATGGCGCGGGCGCTGGCTGCCGGCGGTGTTGCGTACCTGTTCGCAGCGCCGTTCGTGGGAGCGCTCGGCGGCTTCGTGACGGGTTCCAACACGGGCGCGAATGCGATGTTCGCCGCCACGCAGGCCGAGATATCGCGCGCGTTGGCTGTGCCCATGTTGCCCTTCATGGCGGTGCATAACGTGAGCGCGGCGCTGCTGCTGATGGCGTCGCCCGGCAAGATTGAAATGGCCTGTCATCTCGCACCGCCAGAGGCCTTGAAGAGCCGCCGCTGGGTTCAGATGACCGTGCTCTGGACCGACCTTGCAGCCGTGACTTTGATGGCCATTCTGAACGTGGTGCTTGGCGTGATGTTCCGCTGA
- the kynB gene encoding arylformamidase: MSTTNTSPRIWDISAPVQACTPVFPGDTEYSQQWNATISPGCPVNVATITLSPHVGTHADAPLHYDTQGATAGHVPLDAYIGPCRVIHAMGAGPLIRWKDIAHAVDNLPPRVLVRTYQRMPVDRWDAELTAYEPATIERLADLGVKLIGIDTASIDPAPSKTLDAHQVICRRDMRVLENLVLDEIAEGDYELIALPLKLVTSDASPVRAVLRELRA, translated from the coding sequence ATGAGTACCACCAACACATCACCACGCATCTGGGACATCTCCGCCCCCGTGCAAGCCTGCACGCCCGTCTTTCCCGGCGACACCGAATACTCGCAACAGTGGAACGCCACAATCTCGCCGGGCTGCCCAGTCAACGTGGCAACGATCACGCTGTCGCCCCATGTGGGCACGCATGCCGATGCGCCGCTGCATTACGACACGCAAGGCGCAACGGCCGGGCATGTGCCGCTCGACGCCTACATCGGCCCATGCCGCGTGATCCACGCGATGGGCGCGGGCCCGCTGATCCGCTGGAAAGACATTGCGCACGCCGTCGATAACCTGCCGCCGCGCGTGCTGGTTCGCACGTACCAGCGCATGCCGGTCGATCGCTGGGATGCGGAGCTGACTGCCTACGAACCCGCCACCATCGAACGTCTTGCAGACCTCGGCGTGAAGCTCATCGGCATCGACACCGCGAGCATCGATCCCGCGCCGAGCAAAACGCTCGACGCCCATCAGGTGATCTGTCGCCGCGACATGCGCGTGTTGGAAAACCTGGTGCTCGACGAGATTGCCGAAGGCGACTACGAGCTCATCGCCCTGCCCTTGAAGCTGGTGACCTCGGATGCGTCGCCCGTGCGCGCCGTGCTGCGCGAGTTGCGCGCCTGA
- a CDS encoding YkgJ family cysteine cluster protein — translation MTTLSEHPCLSCGACCASFRVDFSVEETQECGGSVPDGLVVSVTDYTARMRGTDHASPRCAALTGTVGVKASCGIYEWRPSPCREFEAGSDACNRVRARRGMAAIDGL, via the coding sequence ATGACCACCCTCTCCGAACACCCCTGCCTTTCCTGCGGCGCTTGCTGCGCCAGTTTTCGCGTCGATTTTTCCGTGGAGGAAACGCAGGAATGCGGCGGCAGCGTGCCCGATGGCCTGGTGGTATCCGTCACCGACTACACCGCCCGCATGCGCGGCACCGATCACGCATCGCCGCGCTGTGCCGCGCTCACCGGCACGGTGGGCGTGAAGGCATCTTGCGGTATCTACGAATGGCGGCCCTCGCCCTGCCGCGAATTCGAAGCTGGATCGGACGCTTGCAATCGCGTGCGTGCGCGGCGCGGCATGGCTGCCATCGATGGCCTGTGA
- the soxZ gene encoding thiosulfate oxidation carrier complex protein SoxZ has translation MNNGKPPRIWVSNATPKKGDVLRVRAQIEHIMESGLRTDAEGKIRPRNIVTQFEAKLGNALLFTWEPGISISQNPYIEFTFLARESGDLNFLWKDDTGETLMAKKPITVG, from the coding sequence ATGAACAACGGCAAACCACCACGCATCTGGGTCAGCAATGCGACGCCGAAAAAAGGCGACGTGCTGCGCGTGCGCGCACAGATCGAGCACATCATGGAAAGCGGCCTGCGCACCGATGCCGAGGGCAAGATCCGCCCGCGCAACATCGTCACGCAGTTTGAAGCGAAGCTCGGCAACGCGCTGCTGTTTACATGGGAGCCCGGCATCAGCATCTCGCAGAATCCCTACATCGAGTTCACCTTTCTCGCGCGCGAAAGCGGCGATCTGAACTTCTTGTGGAAAGACGACACGGGCGAGACGTTGATGGCCAAAAAGCCCATCACTGTCGGCTGA
- a CDS encoding thiosulfate oxidation carrier protein SoxY, whose translation MMSATTTPITRRDVVAGVVAGGAALALPAIAQTVPATKAALVGPLAPNPVEFKKVLDEFTRGKTPKAEGLTLDVSILADNPSAVPVKVKVDLPITDKDWCEEIIVLAELNPSPLACRVKFTQANGTAEAAVRVRLSQTQTIHALARMKSGQLLAAKQAVTVAASGCGM comes from the coding sequence ATGATGAGCGCAACTACAACGCCAATCACGCGCCGCGATGTTGTGGCCGGTGTCGTTGCTGGCGGTGCAGCGCTCGCGCTGCCTGCCATTGCACAAACCGTTCCTGCCACCAAAGCGGCCTTGGTCGGCCCGCTCGCACCCAACCCTGTCGAGTTCAAGAAAGTGCTTGACGAGTTCACGCGCGGCAAGACGCCCAAGGCTGAAGGGCTGACGCTCGATGTGTCGATCCTCGCCGACAACCCGAGCGCCGTGCCGGTGAAGGTGAAGGTCGATCTGCCGATCACCGACAAGGACTGGTGCGAGGAAATCATCGTGCTGGCCGAGCTCAACCCATCGCCGCTCGCTTGCCGCGTGAAGTTCACGCAGGCCAACGGCACAGCAGAAGCCGCCGTGCGCGTGCGCCTGTCGCAAACCCAGACCATCCACGCGCTGGCCCGCATGAAAAGCGGGCAACTGCTCGCGGCCAAGCAGGCGGTCACCGTCGCGGCCAGCGGCTGCGGCATGTGA
- a CDS encoding FAD-dependent oxidoreductase — MKRRNFLITPSALALGAAAAAPGLAMAAPSIITPQSRILPREGKGPRIVICGGGWGGMTAARYLRELIPNSDVILLERNPTFWSGPMSNKWLIDVVNTDFVNHDMLRPANKYGYKLLQCEVNGFERDKKLVRTSLGVIDYDYLILSGGIRNDYEAWFGNDQRAIDYTRKHFPNAYIPNQEMFALKQKVKDFKGGTLVMTLPPPPHRCPPSPYERACLIAWHIKKNKIPGKILILDPKPKIAPIGVGYKQAFDELYPDIITHVPNARVQEVDPFNKKIKTAAGEFKFDDAILMPPHQAAEMVWHADLIGKTPDGKPTGWADMHPRLFNARTDENVYFVGDLMGTISDQFGHYPKSGHVANYIGRIVAKNIAERVAGKEVSLLLPDNLCYMMVNGDPQEEISVKFEYEVDATGKVIQTQIDMDVRTHDLVKEDFAWARSKFSDFLAI, encoded by the coding sequence ATGAAACGTCGCAATTTCCTCATCACTCCATCGGCGCTTGCGCTGGGTGCCGCCGCTGCCGCACCGGGCCTTGCCATGGCCGCGCCCAGCATCATCACGCCGCAATCGCGCATCCTGCCGCGCGAAGGCAAGGGCCCGCGCATCGTGATCTGCGGCGGTGGCTGGGGCGGGATGACCGCTGCACGCTATCTGCGCGAGCTGATTCCCAACTCCGACGTCATCCTGCTGGAGCGCAACCCGACGTTCTGGTCCGGCCCCATGAGCAACAAGTGGCTGATCGACGTGGTGAACACCGACTTCGTGAACCACGACATGCTGCGCCCCGCCAACAAGTACGGCTACAAGCTGCTGCAGTGCGAAGTCAACGGTTTCGAGCGCGACAAGAAACTGGTGCGCACCTCGCTCGGCGTGATCGACTACGACTACCTGATTCTCTCGGGCGGCATCCGCAACGACTACGAAGCCTGGTTCGGCAACGACCAACGCGCCATCGACTACACGCGCAAGCACTTCCCCAACGCCTACATTCCCAATCAGGAAATGTTCGCGCTCAAGCAGAAGGTCAAAGACTTCAAGGGCGGCACACTGGTGATGACGCTGCCCCCGCCACCGCACCGCTGCCCGCCCTCGCCCTACGAGCGCGCCTGCCTGATCGCCTGGCACATCAAGAAGAACAAGATCCCCGGCAAGATCCTCATCCTCGATCCCAAGCCGAAGATCGCGCCCATCGGTGTGGGCTACAAGCAGGCCTTCGACGAGCTGTATCCCGACATCATCACGCACGTGCCCAACGCGCGCGTGCAGGAGGTCGATCCGTTCAACAAGAAGATCAAGACCGCTGCGGGCGAATTCAAATTCGACGACGCCATCCTCATGCCTCCGCATCAGGCCGCAGAAATGGTCTGGCATGCCGATCTCATCGGCAAGACACCCGATGGCAAGCCCACCGGCTGGGCCGACATGCACCCGCGCCTGTTCAACGCACGCACGGACGAGAACGTCTACTTCGTGGGCGACCTGATGGGCACGATCTCCGACCAGTTCGGCCACTATCCCAAGAGCGGCCACGTGGCCAACTACATCGGCCGCATCGTGGCCAAGAACATCGCCGAGCGCGTGGCGGGCAAGGAAGTCAGCCTGCTGCTGCCCGACAACCTCTGCTACATGATGGTCAACGGCGACCCGCAGGAAGAGATTTCGGTGAAGTTCGAATACGAAGTCGATGCGACCGGCAAGGTCATCCAGACGCAGATCGACATGGACGTGCGCACGCATGATCTGGTGAAGGAAGACTTCGCCTGGGCACGCAGCAAGTTCAGCGACTTCCTGGCGATCTGA
- a CDS encoding YeeE/YedE family protein, with protein sequence MTLLWAGFLIGCVFGAAARLGRFCLLRGLRQSLGLDNDQRSGAPALQAFALALAVALLASQWLAFNKQIDLTTAQVVRSSFSWPAVLFGGLLFGCGMTLARSCGARSLVLLAGGNLRSLVTLLCLGLAAQATLTGVLAPVRQSLVSTGALSLEHATLPARLLVHGLSPVATLVIATGLPVIALLAYALWKPELRKSASQWTAALVIGALVAACWWVTSYFNFESFEPVPLTSLSFIGPVAEGLLYLQTAVGRELAFGPAMVVGTLVGAFAMAQITRTARWEGFDSPSRMIASAMGGLLMGFGGVLAVGCTIGQGLSGLSTLAFASLPAVTGIVVGALATLPFQTRHSD encoded by the coding sequence ATGACATTGCTTTGGGCTGGTTTTCTGATCGGCTGCGTGTTCGGTGCAGCAGCGCGTCTCGGACGTTTTTGTCTGCTGCGCGGACTGCGCCAATCGCTGGGTCTGGACAACGATCAGCGCAGCGGCGCACCCGCGTTGCAAGCCTTTGCGTTGGCATTGGCCGTGGCGCTGCTCGCATCGCAGTGGCTCGCGTTCAACAAGCAGATCGATCTGACCACGGCACAAGTCGTGCGCAGCAGTTTTTCGTGGCCCGCCGTATTGTTCGGGGGGCTGCTTTTCGGCTGCGGCATGACGCTCGCCCGCAGTTGCGGAGCGCGTTCGCTCGTGCTGCTGGCAGGCGGCAATCTGCGCTCGCTCGTCACACTGCTGTGCCTGGGGCTGGCTGCGCAAGCCACGCTCACGGGCGTGCTTGCGCCAGTGCGTCAGTCGCTGGTGAGCACCGGAGCCCTCTCGCTGGAGCACGCCACATTGCCCGCGCGTCTGCTCGTCCATGGCCTGTCACCCGTGGCGACTCTGGTGATCGCCACAGGTCTGCCCGTGATCGCATTGCTGGCCTACGCGCTCTGGAAACCCGAGCTGCGCAAGAGCGCATCGCAATGGACCGCCGCCCTCGTCATCGGTGCCTTGGTGGCCGCATGCTGGTGGGTCACTTCGTACTTCAACTTCGAATCGTTCGAGCCCGTGCCGCTCACCTCGCTGAGCTTCATCGGGCCGGTGGCAGAAGGTCTGCTGTATTTGCAAACCGCCGTGGGCCGTGAATTGGCCTTCGGTCCCGCCATGGTCGTGGGCACGCTGGTGGGCGCGTTCGCGATGGCGCAAATCACGCGCACCGCACGCTGGGAAGGTTTCGACAGCCCTTCGCGCATGATCGCATCGGCCATGGGCGGACTGCTCATGGGCTTTGGCGGCGTGCTGGCCGTGGGCTGCACCATCGGCCAAGGGCTCAGCGGACTGTCCACGCTTGCGTTCGCCAGCCTGCCCGCCGTCACCGGCATCGTGGTGGGCGCGCTCGCAACGCTCCCGTTTCAAACCAGACATTCAGACTAA
- a CDS encoding FCSD flavin-binding domain-containing protein → MIQRRTLLSQALAGAATVAAPGLVRAQAASAHVVIVGGGFGGATAARYLRRYAPDLRITLVEPEQRFYTCPFSNLYLAGLRTWESIGHGFDDLRAAGINIIHARADDVDASARTVRLSNGQTLTWDRLVLSPGVDMRWNALQGYDEAAAQKAPHAWKAGPQTLLLRKQMEAMEDGGTFVMTIPDNPFRCPPGPYERAAMVAHYFKQYKPRSKILLLDAKDNFSKKSLFQQGWKALYGDMIEWVGLADDGLVTRIDADKLEVETNFGTRHKAHVLNVIPPQKAGFIAERAGVADASGWVPIKAETFESKLVKNIHVLGDATIAAPMPKSGFAANTQGKIAAAAIATELVSRPLPQAVYANTCYSLVGTDYGISVAGVYRAKEGKLIEVPDSGGVSPMDANATFRAAEARYGAAWYSAISADIWGH, encoded by the coding sequence ATGATCCAGCGCCGCACCCTCCTCTCGCAAGCCTTGGCAGGCGCAGCCACCGTGGCTGCGCCCGGCCTCGTGCGCGCCCAGGCCGCATCTGCGCATGTCGTCATCGTCGGCGGCGGTTTTGGCGGAGCCACCGCTGCGCGCTATCTGCGCCGCTACGCACCGGACCTGCGCATCACGTTGGTGGAGCCCGAACAGCGTTTCTACACCTGCCCGTTTTCCAATCTCTACCTCGCCGGTCTGCGGACATGGGAGAGCATCGGCCACGGCTTTGATGACCTGCGCGCGGCAGGCATCAACATCATCCACGCGCGCGCCGACGACGTGGATGCATCGGCACGCACGGTGCGCCTGTCGAACGGCCAGACGCTGACATGGGATCGCCTTGTGCTCTCGCCCGGCGTGGACATGCGCTGGAACGCATTGCAAGGCTATGACGAAGCCGCCGCACAAAAAGCCCCGCACGCATGGAAAGCCGGCCCGCAAACGCTGCTGCTGCGCAAGCAGATGGAGGCGATGGAGGACGGCGGCACCTTCGTGATGACGATTCCCGACAACCCGTTCCGCTGCCCACCCGGCCCCTATGAACGCGCGGCGATGGTGGCGCACTACTTCAAACAGTACAAACCCAGATCGAAAATTCTGCTGCTGGACGCCAAGGACAACTTCTCGAAAAAGAGCCTGTTCCAGCAAGGCTGGAAAGCGCTCTACGGTGACATGATCGAATGGGTGGGCCTCGCCGATGACGGCCTCGTCACGCGCATCGACGCAGACAAGCTGGAGGTGGAAACCAACTTCGGCACGCGCCACAAGGCCCATGTGCTCAACGTGATTCCGCCACAAAAGGCAGGCTTCATCGCCGAGCGCGCAGGCGTTGCCGATGCCAGCGGCTGGGTGCCGATCAAGGCAGAAACCTTCGAGTCCAAGCTCGTCAAAAACATCCACGTGCTGGGCGATGCGACGATTGCCGCGCCCATGCCCAAGTCCGGCTTTGCGGCCAACACGCAGGGCAAAATCGCGGCAGCGGCCATCGCCACCGAACTGGTCAGCAGGCCACTGCCACAAGCCGTCTACGCCAACACCTGCTACAGCCTGGTCGGCACCGACTACGGCATCTCGGTTGCAGGCGTTTACCGCGCGAAGGAAGGCAAGCTGATCGAAGTTCCCGACTCCGGCGGCGTGAGTCCAATGGACGCCAACGCCACCTTCCGAGCCGCCGAGGCACGTTACGGTGCGGCCTGGTATTCCGCCATCAGCGCAGACATCTGGGGACACTGA
- a CDS encoding c-type cytochrome: MPRFPLFSLLLATSLGTQIAQAAPNLSPQDVAALAASCASCHGPDGRSGSEIPSLRGSQAAHLTQRMLDFKAGKAADATVMTRLMKGYADEEIHALADWFAASSATHKEKR; this comes from the coding sequence ATGCCACGATTCCCTCTTTTTTCCTTGCTGCTTGCCACATCGCTTGGCACGCAGATCGCACAGGCCGCCCCCAACCTCAGCCCACAGGACGTGGCTGCGCTGGCCGCGTCCTGCGCCAGTTGTCACGGCCCGGATGGCCGCTCGGGCAGCGAGATCCCTTCGCTGCGCGGCTCGCAGGCAGCCCATCTCACGCAGCGCATGCTCGATTTCAAGGCCGGCAAGGCGGCTGACGCCACCGTGATGACGCGCCTGATGAAAGGCTACGCAGACGAGGAGATCCACGCGCTCGCCGACTGGTTTGCAGCTTCTTCGGCAACCCACAAGGAGAAGCGTTGA
- a CDS encoding FeoA family protein yields the protein MRVQPQESSGQPLSSGLATSAAIALDALERHRDAIVVSLKPASSEQEQSLVLRLMEIGFLPGEMVRVLATGFPGADPLAIRVGQATFALRRDEAVFVLVQPAKL from the coding sequence ATGCGAGTACAGCCACAAGAATCAAGCGGACAGCCACTTTCCAGCGGTTTGGCGACTTCTGCCGCCATCGCTCTGGATGCGCTTGAGCGCCATCGGGATGCCATCGTCGTGAGCCTCAAGCCCGCAAGCAGCGAGCAGGAACAGTCGCTTGTGCTGCGTCTCATGGAGATCGGTTTTCTGCCCGGTGAAATGGTGCGTGTGCTGGCCACAGGCTTTCCCGGTGCCGATCCGCTGGCGATTCGCGTGGGGCAGGCCACGTTCGCGCTGCGCCGCGACGAGGCCGTGTTTGTGCTGGTGCAGCCAGCCAAGTTGTGA